A genomic segment from Candidatus Neomarinimicrobiota bacterium encodes:
- the narI gene encoding respiratory nitrate reductase subunit gamma, protein MEQFQTYFDTFFFQLFPYVTLFTFFVVTIQRYRSKAFTYSSLSSQFLENRQHFWGLVPFHYGIIAVLTAHFLWFLVPETVLWWNSVPARLYIMEIAMFIFGLMTLVGLINMVSRRNTNARAKFVTSSADWMVLGILAIQVLSGLYTAYFHRWGSSWFASSLAPYLWSVFKLSPDLSYVVALPFPIKLHIIGAFSILLLFPYTRLVHILVLPNPYLWRKPQVVRWNWNRKSIRSSKNL, encoded by the coding sequence ATGGAACAATTTCAAACATATTTTGATACATTTTTCTTTCAGCTTTTTCCGTATGTAACACTCTTCACTTTTTTTGTCGTTACCATACAGCGGTACCGCTCAAAGGCATTTACCTATTCAAGTTTGTCTTCCCAGTTTTTGGAAAACCGTCAACATTTTTGGGGATTAGTTCCGTTTCATTATGGAATTATTGCTGTGCTTACGGCTCATTTTCTTTGGTTTTTGGTTCCGGAAACTGTTTTGTGGTGGAATAGTGTTCCAGCTCGTCTTTATATCATGGAAATTGCCATGTTTATTTTTGGACTCATGACGCTCGTTGGTTTAATCAATATGGTTTCGAGAAGAAATACAAACGCTCGTGCAAAGTTTGTAACATCATCTGCAGATTGGATGGTTTTGGGCATATTAGCAATTCAAGTTTTAAGCGGATTATACACGGCTTATTTTCATCGCTGGGGCTCAAGCTGGTTTGCATCGTCGTTGGCACCCTATTTATGGTCTGTCTTTAAATTGAGCCCGGATTTGTCCTATGTTGTTGCTTTACCTTTTCCGATAAAATTGCACATTATTGGTGCATTTTCGATTCTCCTTTTATTCCCATACACGCGCTTGGTGCACATTTTAGTTTTACCCAATCCATACCTTTGGCGCAAACCCCAAGTGGTTCGCTGGAATTGGAATCGCAAATCAATTAGAAGCTCAAAAAATTTATAG